The proteins below come from a single Candidatus Chlamydia sanziniae genomic window:
- a CDS encoding M24 family metallopeptidase, with translation MLQDRILCAQKALSDYDFDAFLVEKTEDIAYFLHDEAISGILLIGKNEIVFFIHKMDKDLYAHITRVPIIFLSKDPYQELSTYIENFGYATVGFDSLSTSYQKFEERRSLPCSWKPIIQFTEKLRCIKSPQEIEKMQEAATLGSEGYDYVLTLLREGVTEKEIVRKLRTFWAQAGAEGPSFPPIIAFGEHAAFPHAIPTNRPLRQGDIVLIDIGVLLNGYCSDMTRVVSWGRPHKKLLESYSILVEVQKQTIALCKEGILWTEVHEYAVGLLQAYKLDHYFFHGIGHGIGRNVHEYPGLRPGSVAELKSGMTVTVEPGVYFPGIGGIRIEDTLCINGNKNINLTKRPVSPELICL, from the coding sequence ATGTTGCAAGATCGTATTTTGTGTGCTCAGAAAGCTCTATCAGACTATGACTTTGATGCCTTTCTTGTAGAAAAAACAGAAGATATTGCTTATTTTCTTCATGACGAAGCCATCTCTGGTATTTTATTAATAGGAAAGAATGAGATTGTTTTCTTTATCCATAAAATGGACAAAGATCTCTATGCTCATATCACCCGAGTTCCTATAATCTTTCTTTCAAAAGATCCTTATCAAGAATTATCTACATATATTGAAAATTTTGGGTATGCCACGGTAGGATTTGATAGTCTTTCGACTTCTTACCAAAAATTTGAAGAGCGTCGGAGTCTCCCATGTTCTTGGAAGCCCATAATACAATTTACAGAAAAACTCCGCTGCATAAAGTCTCCACAGGAAATTGAGAAGATGCAGGAAGCTGCAACTCTTGGTTCGGAAGGGTATGATTATGTCCTCACGCTACTTAGAGAGGGAGTTACAGAGAAAGAGATTGTTCGAAAGTTACGTACTTTTTGGGCTCAAGCGGGTGCTGAAGGACCTTCTTTTCCTCCAATTATAGCTTTTGGGGAGCATGCTGCTTTCCCTCATGCCATTCCTACAAATCGTCCTCTTCGTCAAGGAGATATTGTCCTTATCGATATCGGAGTTCTTTTAAATGGATATTGCTCAGATATGACTCGTGTAGTGAGTTGGGGAAGACCTCACAAAAAGCTCTTAGAGAGTTATTCTATTCTTGTAGAAGTTCAAAAACAGACGATCGCCTTGTGTAAAGAGGGTATTCTTTGGACAGAAGTGCATGAGTATGCTGTGGGTTTATTGCAAGCATATAAATTAGATCATTATTTTTTTCATGGCATAGGCCACGGAATTGGACGTAATGTTCATGAATATCCTGGCTTGCGTCCAGGGAGTGTAGCAGAACTCAAATCAGGAATGACGGTGACTGTTGAGCCTGGCGTTTATTTTCCAGGAATTGGAGGAATTCGTATTGAGGATACTCTATGCATAAATGGGAATAAGAATATTAATTTAACAAAACGTCCTGTATCACCCGAGTTAATTTGTTTATAA
- a CDS encoding secretin N-terminal domain-containing protein yields MYYWRSFLGCLISVSSIAFCSHALALTIAEKVASFDKIRSSSGDCVGMASFNSSMREYNVQLKKLHEEAAALRSAGVEDDAIWQELLAQLAKVKKNLKDIQELWVAEIREKENSLEDHALWHHPETTIYNLVADYGADNAVYLIPQEIGGMKVAALSNFIVPKEGFETCLTQILARLGIGIRQVNPWIKELYTVRNENCGVAGIFASRKDLESLPSTTYIGFVLTSKNIDARTNQQLLKKFVNAETVHVDVIAGCVWIFGTAEEIGELLKIHDFIQADSVRQEYHIVPLVKTDTNEMLTILNAVFRDDLTNKDIGDEVLGLRVVPLQYQGRSLFLSGTAALVQQAMTLIRELEEGIENPMDKMVFWYNVKHSDPQELAALLSQVHNVFSGENNQASQSGSEPLSPQVNTPIHIDTVMGTSIKEGSMKYGNFIADSKTGTLIMVVEKETLPRIQMLLKKLDVPKKMVRIEVLLFERKLAHERKSGLNLLRLGEEVCKKSFSPSLSWSGGAGILEFLFKGSTGTSLIPGYDLAYQFLLAQEDVRINASPSVVTMNQTPARIAVVEEMSIAVSADKDNKAQYNRAQYGIMIKILPVINVGEDGETSYITLETDITFDTTGKKINDRPDVTRRNITNKVRIADGETVIIGGLRCKHMSDSNDEIPFLGEIPGIGKLFGMHATADSLTEMFVFITPKILDNPVEQKEREEEILLASRPGESEEYRQALVASEVAARAKQRKLAQYSAKDLLLSQVEGLEYDGY; encoded by the coding sequence ATGTATTATTGGCGTAGTTTTTTGGGATGTTTGATAAGTGTATCTAGCATAGCTTTTTGTTCACATGCGTTAGCATTGACGATTGCAGAAAAAGTAGCCTCGTTTGACAAGATTCGTAGCTCTTCCGGTGATTGTGTGGGAATGGCATCATTTAACTCTAGTATGCGGGAGTATAATGTACAGTTGAAAAAGCTACATGAAGAAGCCGCGGCTTTACGTAGTGCAGGTGTAGAAGATGATGCAATTTGGCAGGAATTGTTAGCGCAGCTAGCAAAAGTAAAGAAAAATCTTAAAGATATTCAAGAGCTTTGGGTAGCTGAGATTCGGGAAAAAGAAAATAGCCTTGAGGATCACGCTCTTTGGCATCATCCAGAAACTACGATTTATAATCTTGTTGCAGATTATGGTGCTGACAATGCTGTCTACCTGATTCCTCAAGAGATTGGTGGCATGAAAGTCGCTGCATTATCAAACTTTATTGTTCCGAAAGAGGGTTTTGAAACTTGTCTTACACAAATATTGGCACGGCTAGGGATTGGAATACGTCAGGTGAATCCCTGGATTAAAGAACTCTATACTGTACGCAATGAAAATTGTGGTGTTGCAGGTATTTTTGCCTCTAGAAAAGATTTAGAATCACTCCCTTCAACAACCTATATAGGATTTGTCCTTACATCAAAGAATATCGATGCGCGTACAAATCAGCAATTGTTAAAAAAATTCGTCAATGCAGAGACTGTTCATGTCGATGTAATCGCAGGATGCGTATGGATTTTTGGTACAGCAGAAGAAATTGGCGAGTTATTAAAAATACACGATTTCATTCAAGCAGATAGTGTGCGACAGGAATACCATATCGTACCTTTAGTCAAGACAGATACGAATGAAATGCTTACGATTCTTAATGCTGTATTTCGAGACGACCTTACTAATAAAGATATCGGTGATGAAGTTTTGGGGTTGCGCGTGGTCCCTTTACAATATCAAGGGCGTTCTTTGTTTTTGAGTGGCACTGCCGCTCTTGTCCAACAAGCCATGACACTGATTCGAGAACTCGAAGAAGGAATCGAAAATCCTATGGACAAAATGGTATTTTGGTACAATGTCAAACATTCAGATCCTCAAGAGCTTGCTGCCTTACTTTCACAGGTACATAACGTTTTCTCTGGAGAGAATAATCAGGCTTCACAAAGTGGTTCTGAGCCTTTGTCTCCACAGGTAAACACACCTATTCATATCGACACAGTTATGGGAACCTCAATAAAAGAGGGTTCTATGAAATATGGCAATTTTATTGCTGATTCTAAAACAGGCACCTTGATTATGGTAGTGGAAAAGGAGACTCTTCCTCGAATTCAGATGTTACTTAAAAAACTTGATGTTCCTAAAAAAATGGTGCGTATAGAAGTACTTCTTTTTGAGAGGAAACTTGCTCACGAACGTAAATCTGGATTGAATCTTTTACGGCTTGGGGAAGAAGTTTGTAAGAAGAGTTTTAGTCCTTCTTTATCTTGGTCTGGAGGTGCAGGAATTTTAGAATTTTTGTTTAAAGGGTCAACAGGCACCTCGCTCATTCCTGGATATGATCTTGCCTATCAATTTTTGTTGGCACAAGAAGATGTGCGTATTAATGCCAGTCCTTCTGTCGTGACTATGAACCAAACACCAGCTAGGATTGCTGTTGTCGAAGAGATGTCGATTGCTGTTTCTGCAGATAAAGATAATAAAGCACAGTACAATCGTGCACAGTATGGGATTATGATTAAGATTCTTCCTGTAATCAATGTGGGTGAAGATGGAGAAACGAGTTATATTACATTAGAAACGGACATTACTTTTGATACCACAGGAAAAAAGATTAACGATCGCCCAGACGTAACTAGGAGGAACATTACCAATAAAGTGCGTATTGCTGATGGGGAGACGGTAATTATTGGAGGGTTGCGCTGTAAGCATATGTCAGACTCTAATGATGAAATTCCTTTTCTTGGGGAGATTCCTGGTATTGGGAAATTATTTGGGATGCATGCTACGGCAGATAGCCTCACAGAGATGTTTGTATTTATTACCCCAAAAATTTTAGATAACCCGGTAGAACAAAAAGAACGTGAAGAGGAAATTCTCCTAGCTTCTCGCCCAGGGGAGAGTGAAGAATATAGACAAGCTTTAGTAGCTAGTGAAGTCGCAGCAAGAGCTAAGCAGAGGAAACTTGCACAGTACTCTGCTAAAGATTTGCTTTTATCTCAGGTGGAGGGTTTAGAGTACGATGGATACTAG